The Epinephelus moara isolate mb chromosome 21, YSFRI_EMoa_1.0, whole genome shotgun sequence DNA window gacttgggaccaGCTTTGCAGACAGATTGTGATTGTGACAGTGGTTGCAGATACCGGAAATTGTGGGTTGTGTGGTTTTGACGTTTGTGATGTCTGTTGTTCATTACTACGGGTATGAAGGTGGGAGATTGTGGGACAGTAGAGACTAGCCCAGTAGTTGGGGCAATAGGAAAGCAGGAGGGATTGTCTGTAGAGGTTAGTGGCAGCTGGAGCCTGTAGGGGGAGCTACGGGAGGCAATGTCTATAGAATGCTCCGTAGAAGAAGAGGCAGGCACTGAGAAGGGGGTGTGGCACGTAAACAGTCACGCATGTGTGAGTGGCGTTGTGTGTACGGTATGCTGTATGTTGGCTGCTAACACGCGGCTTCCTAACTTGCTCGGGTGAAGTCCGTCATGTCGATAAAAGGAGGGGCGGttccaaaataagttaaaattgtcTATGAAATAAAACCCGTGGATATTGCAGGCGGTTCGGAGCCAAGACTGGAGTTGAAGGAGCCGACTGAACCGCTCTGCGCCGAGGCCGAGTGTGGGAAGAGGGCCGCTGATGAAGATTGACATCCCGCAGTCTTTTAAGGCAGAAAACAGACTGTTAAAATCGCTCTTTAGCAGCTCAGACTGACCCCGGACCACGTCGTTGGTTCCGATGTGCAAGATCAGACGTTTAATGGAGTGTGGAAATGATTGCAGTAGGTCCGGGAGTTTATCTCTGATTTTTGTGACAGTGGCTCCTGGAAAACAGTGGGTGGTGGAATTAAAAAAGCGAATGTTCCTGGTTATGGAGTCACCCACTATGGCGGTGGTTGGGGGGAACAGTGGCCGAGGACGAGGGGGCGAGCGCCGCTGCTCTGTGGGGACTGTTTGCGGAGTGTGCGGAGAGGTCACAACCTCAGCGGTGGCTGGGGGCTCACACGACCCTTCACGGCATGGAAGACCGCCGGAGCGTCTCGCCCTGAGAGCAGCCTCCTTCACGATCCTGcgcctggaggaggaggtcgCGGACCTGAACGGGGGTCCCGAAACAGACCCCACAACCCCCCGGGCTGCTGGCAGTGAATCAGTCGAAGGGCAAACAGGAGGGGAATGGACAGTTTGCAGCAGAGGGAATTCCTCAACAGGGAATTCCTCAACACTCAAGATGTTATATCTGTTCTCCAGTTGGAGCTCACAAGGTGGAGCATGTATCGGGCTGGACCTCGCTCGCTTTTTTCCATGTACTGTGGACCATGGCTCTTGGTTGGGAGTGGAGTTGTTAGTTCTGAACCTCGGATTTGGACTGAAGGTGAAAGTAGCTAAAGTTGCACTGCTGCTCGCCCATTTAGGCTTGGCCCCCAGCAGCAGCCACGGGTCCTCCGCCGGAGGATGTGGGGCTGCAGCTGAGGAGGCCGGCCTGGATGTCGCTGTGGCGGCTGGATCATCAGCTCGGAGCTGAGGAGCCGAGGCTGACCGCTCAGCTGGGGCCAAGCCAGTGGGGTTGGGATCTGCTGTATCCATGGAGCCGGGACCAAATTCTGGGATGGTTGAGTCCAGATCCGCAGGATTGCCAGGGGGACCAGGACCTGGAGCGACAACGGAGTCAAGCCGCGCCTCTTCATCCCTAATCCAGTAGAGGTTTGAAATGCGCTGCTCC harbors:
- the LOC126409004 gene encoding uncharacterized protein LOC126409004, encoding MKIDIPQSFKAENRLSGSLSLIFVTVAPGKQWVVELKKRMFLVMESPTMAVVGGNSGRGRGGERRCSVGTVCGVCGEVTTSAVAGGSHDPSRHGRPPERLALRAASFTILRLEEEVADLNGGPETDPTTPRAAGSESVEGQTGGEWTVCSRGNSSTGNSSTLKMLYLFSSWSSQGGACIGLDLARFFPCTVDHGSWLGVELLVLNLGFGLKVKVAKVALLLAHLGLAPSSSHGSSAGGCGAAAEEAGLDVAVAAGSSARS